A region of Sesamum indicum cultivar Zhongzhi No. 13 linkage group LG7, S_indicum_v1.0, whole genome shotgun sequence DNA encodes the following proteins:
- the LOC105166360 gene encoding CBL-interacting serine/threonine-protein kinase 6 gives MGSEEKCGVLHGKYELGRILGHGTFAKVYHARNLQTNKSVAMKVVGKEKVIRVGMMEQVKREISVMKMVHHPNIVELHEVMASKTKIYFAMEFVRGGELFAKIAKGRLREEPARNYFQQLISAIDFCHSRGVYHRDLKPENLLLDEEGNLKVTDFGLSAFSDHVSQDGLLHTTCGTPAYVAPEVIGKKGYDGAKADIWSCGVILYVLLAGFLPFQDENIMSMYRKIYRGDFKCPPWFSPEARKLITKMLDPNPSTRISIAKIMDSPWFKKSMPRCLSTKEEPEFGKGEETKTLNAFHIISLSEGFDLSPLFEEKKRVEKGELRFATTRPASSVISKIEEVAKTKNFSVKKSDSCVRLQGQESGRKGKLGIAADIFAVTPSFLVVEVKKSSGDTLEYNQFCSKELRPALKDIEWTSTSGNSTLA, from the coding sequence ATGGGATCCGAAGAAAAATGCGGTGTGCTGCATGGAAAGTATGAATTGGGGCGGATCCTGGGCCACGGGACGTTCGCGAAGGTGTACCATGCGAGGAATCTGCAGACGAACAAGAGCGTGGCGATGAAAGTGGTGGGCAAGGAGAAGGTGATTCGCGTTGGGATGATGGAGCAAGTTAAGCGGGAGATCTCCGTAATGAAAATGGTGCACCACCCCAACATCGTCGAGCTCCACGAGGTCATGGCCAGCAAGACCAAAATCTACTTCGCTATGGAATTTGTCCGTGGCGGCGAACTGTTTGCTAAAATTGCCAAGGGCCGTTTGCGTGAAGAACCAGCTCGGAATTACTTTCAGCAACTAATCTCGGCCATTGATTTCTGCCACAGTCGTGGTGTTTACCATCGTGATCTGAAGCCCGAGAACCTGCTCCTCGATGAGGAGGGGAATCTCAAGGTCACGGATTTCGGGCTGAGTGCCTTTTCCGACCATGTCAGCCAGGATGGTTTGCTGCACACGACTTGCGGGACGCCGGCCTATGTCGCACCCGAGGTGATTGGGAAAAAAGGCTATGATGGGGCGAAGGCCGATATTTGGTCCTGTGGCGTGATTCTCTACGTGCTGTTGGCGGGATTTTTGCCTTTCCAGGATGAAAACATTATGTCTATGTATCGAAAGATTTACAGGGGAGATTTCAAATGCCCGCCGTGGTTTTCCCCTGAAGCCCGGAAACTGATCACCAAGATGCTGGATCCCAATCCGAGCACGAGGATAAGCATAGCGAAGATCATGGACTCGCCGTGGTTCAAAAAATCAATGCCTAGGTGTTTGAGCACTAAGGAAGAGCCGGAATTTGGAAAGGGAGAGGAAACAAAGACTTTGAATGcttttcatatcatttcaTTGTCCGAAGGATTTGATCTGTCTCCACTGTTTGAGGAGAAGAAGCGGGTGGAAAAAGGAGAATTGAGATTCGCCACCACAAGGCCTGCAAGTAGCGTCATTTCCAAGATTGAGGAAGTGGCGAAGACAAAGAATTTCAGCGTGAAGAAGAGTGATTCATGCGTTAGGCTGCAGGGGCAAGAGAGTGGGAGGAAAGGGAAGCTGGGTATAGCTGCCGACATATTCGCCGTGACACCGTCCTTCCTGGTGGTGGAGGTGAAGAAGTCTAGCGGAGATACTCTTGAGTATAATCAATTCTGCAGCAAAGAGCTTAGACCCGCGCTTAAAGACATTGAATGGACCTCAACAAGTGGGAATTCAACGCTTGCTTGA